From the Brassica napus cultivar Da-Ae chromosome A8, Da-Ae, whole genome shotgun sequence genome, one window contains:
- the LOC106359952 gene encoding homeobox-leucine zipper protein ATHB-40, which translates to MNPTVSDHNMAFISQLYPDVYTHIVPQGEVKPPKRRRKKSKRAVAAGDGSNCLFKKRKLTDEQMNMLEMSFCDEHKLESERKDKLAAELGLDPRQVAVWFQNRRARWKNKRLEEEYNQLKSSHDNVVVDKCRLESEVLQLKEQLFDAEREIQRLAERVEGGSGNSPVSSSVSIEHNETSFFGDYKVEEDGDDYDNMVYPVPENSYMDGEEWINYQLNVIF; encoded by the exons ATGAACCCCACGGTGAGTGACCATAACATGGCTTTCATCTCTCAGTTGTACCCTGATGTCTACACTCATATAGTACCACAAG GAGAAGTGAAGCCACCGAAGcgaaggaggaagaagagcaaAAGGGCGGTGGCTGCCGGAGATGGAAGTAACTGCTTGTTTAAGAAGAGAAAGCTTACTGATGAGCAAATGAACATGTTGGAGATGAGCTTTTGTGATGAACATAAGCTTGAGTCGGAGAGGAAAGATAAACTTGCGGCGGAGCTAGGGCTTGACCCTCGTCAAGTTGCCGTTTGGTTTCAGAACCGTCGTGCACGGTGGAAGAACAAAAGGCTCGAGGAAGAGTACAACCAACTCAAAAGCTCACATGACAACGTCGTTGTCGACAAGTGCCGACTTGAGTCAGAG GTTCTTCAGCTCAAGGAACAACTCTTTGATGCAGAGAGGGAGATCCAAAGATTGGCAGAAAGAGTAGAAGGAGGCTCTGGCAACAGTCCAGTTTCTTCTTCAGTCTCCATCGAACACAATGAAACGTCGTTTTTTGGAGACTATAaagttgaagaagatggtgacgACTACGATAACATGGTTTATCCGGTGCCGGAAAACAGCTACATGGACGGAGAGGAGTGGATAAATTACCagcttaatgtaatattttaa
- the LOC106361431 gene encoding aminopeptidase P1 encodes MSEILSSLRSLMASHTPPLDALVVPSEDYHQSEYVSARDKRREFVSGFTGSAGLALITKNEARLWTDGRYFLQAIQQLSDEWTLMRMGEDPLVEVWMSDNLSEGANIGVDPWCVSVDTANRWGKAFAKKSQNLIPTTTDLVDEVWKSRPPPEMNPVLVHPLEFAGRSVPEKLTDLRAKLKQESARGLVIAALDEVAWLYNIRGTDVAYCPVVHAFAIVTTDSAFLYVDKKKVSNEVSEYFKGLGVEVKEYTDVISDVALLASKQLFSSFSSKSEDMEIDSDQTDRLWVDPASCCYALYSKLDADKVLLQPSPLSLPKALKNPVELEGLKKAHVRDGAAVVQYLVWLDNQMQELYGASGYFMEAEANKKKPTSETSKLTELTVSDKLESLRAAKEHFRGLSFPTISSVGSNAAIIHYSPEPEACAEMDPDKIYLCDSGAQYLDGTTDITRTVHFGKPSAHEKDCYTAVLKGHVALGNARFPKGTNGYTLDILARAPLWKFGLDYRHGTGHGVGSYLFVHEGPHQVSFRPSARNVPLQATMTVTDEPGYYEDGNFGIRLENVLVVNDAETEFNFGDKGYLQFEHITWAPYQVKLIDLKQLTREEIDWLNTYHLRCKDILAPFLNQAEMEWLKKATEPVSVLA; translated from the exons ATGTCTGAGATTCTCTCTTCCCTGAGGTCACTCATGGCCTCTCACACTCCTCCTCTCGACGCTCTCGTCGTCCCTTCCGAAGACTATCACCAG AGCGAGTATGTTTCTGCTCGAGACAAACGCCGTGAGTTCGTGTCTGGATTTACTGGAAGCGCAG GTTTGGCACTAATCACGAAGAACGAAGCGAGGCTTTGGACTGATGGTCGTTACTTCTTGCAAGCGATCCAACAGCTTAGTGATGAGTGGACACTCATGCGTATGGGAGAAGATCCTCTTGTTGAAGTTTGGATGTCTGAT AATCTGTCTGAGGGAGCAAACATAGGTGTTGATCCATGGTGTGTCTCGGTAGACACCGCAAACAGGTGGGGAAAAGCCTTTGCTAAGAAGTCTCAGAACCTTATTCCGACAACAACTGATCTTGTGGATGAAGTCTGGAAGAGCCGTCCACCTCCTGAGATGAACCCTGTTCTTGTCCATCCCTTGGAGTTTGCTGGCCGCTCTGTCCCCGAGAAGTTAACAGATTTGAGAGCAAAGCTTAAGCAAGAGAGTGCGCGTGGTTTGGTCATTGCTGCTCTTGATGAGGTTGCTTGGCTATACAACATCCGTGGAACCGATGTTGCTTACTGTCCCGTTGTTCACGCCTTTGCAATCGTTACGACCGACTCTGCGTTCCTCTATGTTGACAAGAAGAAAGTGTCCAATGAGGTGAGTGAGTACTTCAAAGGGCTTGGCGTAGAAGTCAAGGAGTACACAGATGTGATCTCAGATGTGGCGTTGCTTGCTTCGAAACAACTCTTTTCATCATTCTCATCTAAAAGCGAGGACATGGAGATTGACTCTGACCAGACTGATCGGTTGTGGGTGGATCCTGCTTCCTGCTGCTATGCGCTTTATTCAAAGTTGGATGCTGATAAGGTCCTCTTACAACCATCTCCTCTCTCACTCCCAAAAGCCTTAAAG AACCCTGTTGAGCTCGAAGGACTCAAGAAAGCACATGTTCGTGATGGTGCAGCTGTTGTTCAGTACCTTGTTTGGCTTGATAACCAG ATGCAGGAGCTTTATGGAGCATCTGGATACTTTATGGAAGCAGAggcaaacaaaaagaaaccaaCTAGTGAGACCTCTAAGCTTACTGAATTGACTGTGAGTGATAAGCTGGAGAGTCTCCGAGCTGCCAAAGAG CATTTTAGAGGTCTAAGCTTTCCTACTATATCATCTGTTGGTTCAAACGCTGCCATCATTCATTATTCACCAGAGCCTGAAGCGTGTGCTGAGATGGACCCAGATAAAATCTACTTATGTGATTCAGGAGCACAG TATCTCGATGGAACAACTGATATAACAAGAACGGTTCACTTTGGGAAACCTTCAGCTCATGAGAAGGACTGTTATACTGCG GTGCTCAAGGGTCATGTTGCACTTGGAAACGCTCGGTTTCCGAAAGGAACAAATGGTTATACACTTGATATACTTGCTAGAGCTCCTTTGTGGAAGTTTGGGTTGGATTATCGACATGGTACTGGTCATGGAGTTGGCTCTTACCTTTTTGTTCATGAAG GACCTCACCAAGTTAGTTTCAGACCTAGTGCTAGGAATGTACCTCTTCAAGCTACCATGACTGTAACTGATG AGCCTGGTTACTATGAAGATGGGAACTTTGGTATTAGGCTAGAGAATGTTCTTGTTGTTAATGATGCTGAAACTGAGTTTAACTTTGGTGACAAGGGCTACTTGCAGTTCGAGCATATCACTTGG GCACCGTATCAAGTGAAACTCATCGATCTAAAGCAGTTGACACGAGAAGAGATCGACTGGTTAAACACGTACCATCTGAGATGCAAGGACATTTTGGCTCCGTTCCTGAACCAGGCTGAAATGGAATGGCTCAAGAAAGCTACCGAGCCTGTAAGTGTATTGGCTTGA
- the LOC106361433 gene encoding NEDD8-conjugating enzyme Ubc12, which yields MIGLFKVKEKQREQAQNASRGGGASVKKQSAGELRLHKDISELNLPSSCTISFPNGKDDLMNFEVSIKPDDGYYHNGTFVFTFQVSPVYPHEAPKVKCKTKVYHPNIDLEGNVCLNILREDWKPVLNINTVIYGLFHLFTEPNSEDPLNHDAAQVLRDNPKLFETNVRRAMTGGYVGQTFFPRCI from the exons ATGATTGGGTTGTTTAAAGTAAAGGAAAAGCAAAGAGAACAAGCTCAAAACGCTAGTAGAGGAGGAGGAGCTTCTGTTAAGAAGCAATCTGCTGGTGAACTTCGTCTTCACAAAG ATATATCAGAGCTGAACCTTCCAAGCTCGTGTACGATATCGTTTCCTAATGGCAAAGATGATTTGATGAACTTTGAAGTCTCCATTAAACCCGATGATGGTTACTACCA TAATGGTACATTTGTTTTCACGTTCCAAGTGTCTCCTGTGTATCCACATGAAGCTCCTAAAGTTAAATGCAAAACCAAG GTTTATCATCCCAATATCGATTTGGAAGGAAATGTGTGCTTGAACATCTTACGTGAAGACTGGAAACCTGTTCTTAACATCAACACTGTTATCTATGGACTCTTTCATCTTTTCACG GAACCAAATTCTGAAGATCCATTGAACCATGATGCAGCACAAGTTTTAAGGGACAACCCTAAGCTGTTTGAGACCAATGTCCGTAGGGCCATGACTGGTGGGTATGTTGGTCAAACCTTTTTCCCGCGCTGTATCTAA
- the LOC106361432 gene encoding heterodimeric geranylgeranyl pyrophosphate synthase large subunit 1, chloroplastic-like has protein sequence MASMTLGSLVHHHHHHQSSPCSISTRSSSFMTLKPIVINPKRTVSSSSFIVSSSIVRKQDNHMKSSSFDFMSYMVRKVETVNRALDLAVPLQEPLKIHEAMRYSLLAGGKRIRPLLCIAACELVGGEASVAMPAACAVEMIHTMSLIHDDLPCIDNDDLRRGKPTNHKVFGENVAVLAGDALLPFAFEHLVTATSPEVSPVRLVRAVGELAKAVGVEGVAAGQVADISSEGLDSNEVGLEHLEFIHLHKTAALLEASAVLGGIVGGGSEDEIEKLRQYARCVGLLFQVVDDILDVTKSSQELGKTAGKDLVADKLTYPKIMGLEKSREFAEKLCRDAREQLLGFVSDRVAPLLALANYIANRQN, from the coding sequence ATGGCTTCAATGACTCTTGGTTCATTGgttcaccatcaccatcaccatcaatCTTCTCCTTGTTCTATCTCTACCCGATCTTCTTCCTTCATGACTCTTAAACCTATCGTCATCAACCCAAAACGCACCGTTTCATCATCTTCCTTCATCGTCTCCTCTTCCATCGTCAGAAAACAAGACAACCACATGAAATCATCATCCTTCGACTTCATGTCTTACATGGTACGTAAAGTCGAAACCGTCAACAGAGCCTTGGACTTGGCCGTTCCTCTCCAAGAACCACTCAAGATCCACGAAGCCATGCGCTACTCCCTCCTCGCCGGAGGCAAACGCATCAGACCCCTTCTATGCATCGCCGCTTGCGAGCTCGTCGGAGGCGAAGCCTCCGTCGCTATGCCGGCAGCTTGCGCCGTCGAAATGATCCACACCATGTCGTTGATCCACGACGACCTCCCGTGCATCGATAACGACGACCTCCGCCGCGGGAAACCCACGAACCACAAAGTCTTCGGCGAAAACGTCGCCGTTCTAGCCGGAGACGCGCTTCTTCCCTTTGCCTTCGAGCATCTAGTGACGGCCACGAGCCCCGAGGTCTCCCCGGTGAGACTGGTTCGAGCCGTGGGAGAGCTGGCTAAAGCAGTTGGCGTGGAAGGCGTCGCGGCTGGACAAGTGGCGGATATAAGCAGTGAAGGGTTAGACTCAAACGAAGTCGGATTAGAGCATCTGGAGTTTATCCATTTGCATAAAACGGCGGCGTTGCTTGAAGCCTCTGCGGTGTTGGGTGGGATCGTTGGTGGAGGGAGTGAAGATGAGATCGAGAAGCTGAGGCAGTACGCGAGGTGTGTTGGTTTGTTGTTTCAAGTGGTTGATGATATCTTGGACGTCACGAAATCGTCTCAAGAACTAGGTAAAACTGCTGGGAAAGATTTGGTTGCTGATAAATTAACGTATCCGAAGATTATGGGTTTGGAGAAATCGAGAGAGTTCGCTGAGAAGTTGTGTAGAGATGCTCGTGAACAGCTTTTAGGGTTTGTTTCCGACAGGGTCGCTCCTTTGTTGGCTTTGGCTAATTACATTGCAAATAGACAGAACTGA